The DNA sequence TCATACACGAAGACAACGGCTCCCATCCGGGCCATTGTCGCGCACCGCTGCTGGGTCTGCTCCCGAAAACGGGCCGCTTCGTTGGGATCATGCCCGTGAGGACAAAGTACGGCGGGGCGTTTGCCAGTCATAGTCAGTGGCCGATATAAATTACCCGTCACAAAGAAGCCCGGCAAACTCTCGAAGGTCACGTTCTCAACGGTATAACCTTTCATAGTCCGCAGGCTGTGGCGAATGGGTTTGAGGGGTGCATAGGCTGGTTTAGCGGGTAGCTGCATACCCTCCCTCAGGCCCTGACGAACCAGGGCCGCTCGCTGCTCCCAGGAAGCACGATCATGGTGCGTTTCCGCAGCGTTGTGCAGTGCAGCAGCGCCCTCCGCTTCGGTGTAATAGGCACCCTGGCACAGATCAGGCCGATCGGGGTTAGGCTGGGCTACACTCGTGGCGATACCCACAGTGCAACAGAGTACAAAGGCGATTCCGACGTTCATAGGAGAAAGGATAAGACATCACCCAAAGCAGCCTACGCGGGTATGTTTACTGCCTAACGCTGCTGGAGAAAAGCGGCCAGCTCCATGCCCCAGGCTATGCCGATATGGATCAGCAAACCACCCCAGATGCTACGTGTACTCAGCGCCAGCACACCCAGCAAATAACCGCCGAAAACGGATGAAACGGCCTCACCCAATGGCCGGCCGAAGTGAATGGCGCAGTACCAGACTACCATCGGCAGCACCGCGCCGGGTCCCAGTACCCGGCTCATACCAATGACCAGGAATCCCCGGAACATCAATTCTGTTGGAACGAAGTCCCAGCCGTAGCAGAGTTCGTAAACCAGTGCCGTCACCCATTCGGGCACGTTGAAAAATTCGTTGGCACTGGTGTCTTTATACGTTGGGTACGAAGCCAGAAAGTCGGGCTGAAACGAAGCCAGCGTGATGAGCGGAACCATCAGCGCCAACAGGATAGCATACAGCGCCAGCCCTTTTCGCTTTGGTACCACCCCGTAAAAACCGGATGGGTACTGATCAACCAGCTTGTAGAACAAATAGAGCGGCAATACAACTGTCAGGAGCGATTGCAGATTGCGGAAGCAGTAGTAGAGAAAAACAAAGACCTGCCCACCAAACAACTGCTGGCTCCAGGCGTTGTGGGCGTAGAAACCGGCATAGGTGGCGTAACAGACGAGAGCGGTACTGCTCCTTAGCCAGAAGCCCCGGTTACGCCATACATCGGTCCGACGATGAAAAGTTGTCCAGAGCCACACGCTACCGTAGTAAGCCGTTGCATACAGACTAAAATAGAGGAATGGCCAGCGCGGATCGTTCTGGAACGCGTCGATGTAACTATCCTCAACATCGAACGCATAGTTTACAGCCAGCAGCAGCGAGAGCCAGAGGGCCGTAGCCATGTAAAGGTCGGGCCTGAAATCGGTGCGGAGATGGTGGCGAAGATCACGCCAAAGGGATTTCACAACGGTACCGGTCGGGGCGATTAAACACGAATGGCTGACCGGGCCGGAAACAGTCTCCAGCCAACAGCCAGCCAGTGCAAATCTATTCAGATTCCGGAATTATCCCGTTCCCGGTCTGCACCCGTTAACAGGCACACGAATAATCATCGTAACCGGGATACCTGGGCGACATATGACCGTCGACCCGAATTACGCGGTCAAGCGGGATTTGCTCGCCCGTAGCCAGTTCGAGATGGTCGACGCCATCGATATTAACGATTCCTTTCGTGAGTGCGTCAGCTTTGATGAACTCGCGCAACTCCGTGAAGTAATGAAGCCGGACATATTTGTTGATCGGGATCAACGCCATGAATTCGGCGTCGGTCATTGGGGCGGATGTGAGTGTGTTCGTTTCCATACTGCTACAACAACGGCGTAAAACGAAACGTGCCCCGGCTGATCAGCCGGGGCACGTTGCTACCGTAGTCCTGTTTGTATCTAATACCCTACCGTTTCCAGTTGCTTCTGGAACTCGCGAAGGATTGTTTCTTTCATGGCGATCTTCCGCTTCTGGGTATTGATCTTGTTCAGAATCTGCTTGTCTTCGTCCTTGTTCGGGTCGAGGCCGTCGGCATCCTGAAGCGCAAACTGCAGGTCACTTTTCTCGCGCTTGACGAGGTATTCCATCTCCCGAATTTTGGTACGGATTTGCTCCGACTGGCTTTTCAGTTCAAATGCCGGGTACTTGCGGGTCAGCACGCGACCCAGGTAGCTCAGTTCAAAAATCTTGTCGCAGGCGGCCCGGAATCGCTCGTTGACGGCTTTATCCTGTAGCTTAAACGGCACCCTGATTTCTTTCCAGCTGTTGAGCAGGACTTTGGCCCGCTCGGCGGCAGCGAAGATATCAGCCTGTTTTGACAGCTTCTCGGCTTCGTCGGCCATTTTCATCTGCTGCTCAATCCGGGGGTCAATCTTCGGCACGATCACAATGCCTTTCGCATCGTTATACTTGGCGTAGAAAGCGGTGGTTGCTTTCTTGAACGACTTGTACAGCTTTCCGCTTTTCTTGATGGGTACCTCGCCCACCTGTTTCCAGGCGTTGTTGAGCCGGCGAACCTCCTGAAATGCCGCGTCCAGATCGCCCAGACGATTAGCCCGGAACGCCAGCCGGATGAGTTCGTCGTACTTGTCGAGCCGCTCCTGAATAACCTTGTTCTGCTCGTTGAAGAATTCACGCCGGCGGGTAAAAAACCCATCAAGCAGTTCCTGAAACCGACCTTCAACCTCCGCTTCGACCGATTTGTCGACGGGTCCGGTTTTGATCCATTTCATTTTGATTTCCTGCAGGGCATCGGCCGTCTCGCGCCACTCGGTACTATTGGCAATGGCTTCGGCTTCGGCAATCAACGCGCGTTTGATTTCGAGGTTTTTGAGTTGATTGACAGAAATCAATCCCGACAGAATATCCTCCTGGGTGTCCAGTCGATCGAGCAGGGGCGGAAAATCACCGAGTGCATCGAAACCGAGTAATTTTTTCCGAAGCTGAACCAGTTTCGTTAAGTAAGACCCTTTGTTCTGGGCTTCTTCAATGTCCTTCTCTAACTGGGCTACTTTATTCTCGGCGATGATGAAGCGGTTCTTGAAATAATCGAGCGCTTCCTGCTCAGTGCGTTTGACTTCGCCAATCTGGCGGTCTTCAAAATTCAGGTAGCCTTTCAAAAATACCTTTCCGTCTTTGACGTAACCGTATTCGTCTACCAGTGAAGCGTTTTCCATTACTGTTCTTGGTTAAGGCTGCGCTGTGGGTTATTTTTGGGAGTTATTGCCAACCACAAATCTATCAGAAATTAATGAGTCAGGAAACCATAATTTTCTCAATGGCGGGCGTGAGTAAAAATATTCCGCCTAACCGACAAATCCTAAAGAACATATACCTTTCCTTCTTTTACGGCGCTAAAATCGGTGTTTTAGGTCTGAACGGTTCCGGTAAATCGACACTGATGCGCATCATTGCCGGTATCGATAAGAACTATACCGGGGAGGTTGTTTTCTCCCCCGGCTACTCCGTTGGCATGCTGGAACAGGAGCCTCAATTCACGCCCGGCCGTACCGTTCGCGAAATTGTGGAGGAAGGTGTTCAGGAAGTGGTAGACCTGCTGAAAGAGTTCGAGGTCATCAACGAGGCCTTTGGCGACCCCGATGCCGACTTCGATAAACTGATTGCCCGGCAGGGTGAAGTACAGGAGAAAATCGACCATTTCAACGGCTGGGAAATAGACCAGAAGCTCGAACGGGCGATGGACGCGCTACGTTGCCCCCCCCCGGACGCGGTCATCGATCACCTCTCCGGTGGCGAAAAGCGCCGGGTAGCCCTCTGCCGCCTGCTCCTGCAGCAACCCGACGTACTGCTGCTCGACGAGCCAACCAACCACCTCGATGCGGAGTCGGTATTGTGGCTGGAAGAACACCTGCGCCAGTATGCGGGAACGGTCATCGCCGTAACCCACGACCGCTACTTCCTGGACAACGTAGCGGGCTGGATTCTGGAACTCGACCGGGGCGAAGGTATTCCCTGGAAAGGAAACTATTCGTCGTGGCTGGAGCAGAAGCACAATCGGCTCGCTAAAGAAGAAAAGACCGAGTCGAAACGCCAGAAAACTCTGCAGCGTGAACTGGAATGGGTACGGATGGCACCCAAAGCCCGTCAGGCCAAATCCAAAGCCCGTTTGGGTGCCTACGAAAAACTCCTCGACGAGGATACGCGTCAGAAAGACGAGCGGCTCGAAATCTTTATTCCATCAGGCCCCCGGCTGGGTGCCAAAGTGATCGAGGCCGACGACGTGGCCAAGGCCTTTGGCGATCGGCTACTATTCGAACACCTGGGTTTCCGGCTGCCACAGGGCGGTATCGTGGGTATCATTGGTCCCAACGGAGCCGGTAAAACAACCTTATTCAAGCTCATCACCGGTCGCGACAAGCCCGATGCGGGTACGTTCGACGTGGGCGAGACGGTAAAAGTGGCTTACGTCGATCAGGAGCACGACGGCCTCGACCCCAACAAAACAGTGTACGAAACCATTGCGGGTGGTAATGACTGGATCATGCTGGGCGGCAAACAGGCCAACGCCCGTGCGTATGTAAGCCGGTTCAACTTCGCCGGTGCCGATCAGGAAAAGAAAGTAGGTACGCTGTCGGGGGGGGAGCGCAACCGGGTTCACCTGGCCATGACACTCAAGGAAGGCGCAAACCTGCTCCTGCTCGATGAGCCAACCAACGACCTCGACGTGAATACACTGCGGGCGCTGGAAGAAGGTCTGGAGAATTTTGCCGGGTGTGCCGTTGTCATTAGCCACGATCGCTGGTTCCTTGACCGTATTGCTACGCATATTCTGGCCTTTGAAGGCGACTCGCAGGTGTATTGGTTCGAAGGCAATTTCTCCGAATACGAAGAAAACCGACGCAAGCGCCTGGGTACCGACGCTACACCAACCCGAATCAAGTATAAGAAGCTGGCATAAGGTAAACTGTATGCAGGGGTCTATGGGTGGCGCGGCTTGACGCCGTGTCACCCATAGACCCCTATACGTTTAGATGTGGTAAACAATACGCCACAATGCCTTGTAGTAAGTAGGGTGTTCTACCCGACACTTCTTACACAAAAAGAACTTAACTATGACTCCGGTAAAAGGATATGCGGCCAAGGAAGTTGGTGCGGATCTTGTCCCGTTCGATTTTGAACGGCGCGACGTAGGCCCGCACGATGTAGCTATTGACATTTTATACTGTGGCGTTTGCCACTCCGATGTGCACCAGGTGCGCGACGAATGGGGCGGCTCCATGTTTCCTATGGTACCCGGCCACGAGATTGTCGGCCGCGTTACGAAGGTAGGTGACCACGTCACCAACTTTAAGGTGGGCGACCTCGCGGGCGTTGGCTGTATGGTCGATTCCTGCCAGCAATGCGCCAGCTGTCTGGAAGATGAGGAGCAGTACTGTGACCTCGGCAACGCAGGTACGTACAACAGCACCGAAATGGATCGGAAGACGCCAACCTACGGCGGTTACTCCAAGCACATTGTTGTCACGGAAAACTTCGTCCTGCACATTTCCGACAAACTGGATCTGGCGCGGGTGGCTCCGTTGCTCTGCGCTGGTATCACAACCTATTCACCACTGCGGCAGTGGAACATTGGTCAGGGTCATCGAGTTGCCGTTGTTGGCCTGGGTGGACTGGGCCATATGGCGGTCAAATTTGCGGCTGCCATGGGGGCCGAAGTAACTGTACTGAGCACCTCGCCTAAAAAGGAAGCCGATGCGAAAGAACTAGGGGCGCACAAATTCGTGGTTACCAAAGATCCGGAAGCGATGAAGGGTGTTCAGAATTACTTCGACTTTATCATCAATACCGTATCAGCTCCTCTCGACATGAACGCCTATCTCGGCCTGCTACGTCTGGATGGCACAATGGTCCTGCTGGGCGTTCCACCCGAAGCTCCTCAGGTGCACGCGTTCAACCTAATTGCTAAACGGCGTCGGTTGGCGGGCTCACTCATTGGCGGCATCAAGGAAACCCAGGAGATGCTGGACTATTGCGCCGAGCATAACATCATGTCCGACGTGGAGGTGATTCCCATAGCCGATATCAATACCGCGTACGATCGTATGATCAAAGGCGATGTTCATTACCGGTTCGTAATCGACCTGGCGACGTTGTAAGTAGTACAGCGTTGTTACGCAGCGATGCGCAGAGAAAAAGAAGATACGCAGAATTTATAGGCTCTCTGTGCATTTCCTCTTCCGCTGCGCATCGCTGCGTAACAGCTTTATCTTATCCGATTGCCTGCTTCAAATCCTCGATCAGGTCTTCGACATCTTCAATTCCGACGCTGAGCCGGATCAATGTGTCCTTCAGCCCGTTCTTTTCGCGTTCTTCCTTCGGGATGCTCGCGTGGGTCATGCTGGCCGGGTGCGTGCACAACGACTCAACTCCACCCAGCGACTCAGCCAGTGAAAACACCTGAAAACTCTCCATCACCCGAACCGCTTCGGGCATCGAATCGCCGTGGAGGGTGAACGAGAGCATACCGCCAAAACCCCGCATCTGGCGTTTGGCCAGTTCGTGGGTCGGGTGCGAGGGCAGACCAGGATAATTAACACTGCTTACCTTGGGATGCTGCTGTAAAAACAGAGCCACTTTGAGGGCATTTTCGCAATGCCGTTCCATCCGGATGTGCAGCGTTTTAATGCCCCGCAACACTAGGAAACAATCCTGCGGCCCCGGTACGGCCCCGCACGCATTCTGGATAAAAGCCAGCCGCTGCGCCGTTTCATCGTCGTTGAGAACTATAGCCCCCATGACCGTATCGGAGTGGCCCCCGAGGTATTTGGTCACCGAATGAACAACAATATCAGCGCCGAGGTCGAGTGGATTTTGCAGGTAAGGCGAGGCAAACGTATTGTCGACTACGAGCTGCATGCCGCGCGCTTTGGTGATAGCCGCAATAGCCGCAATATCAACCAGCCGAAGCAGGGGGTTGGTCGGGGTTTCGATCCAGACCATTTTCGTGGCGGGTGTAATAGCCGCTTCCAGATTGGCCGGATCCTCGAGACCAACGAATTTAAACGTCAGGCCAAACTCCTGAAAAACGCGTACCATAATCCGGTAGGTGCCGCCGTACAGATCGTTGCTGGCAATAATCTCATCGCCGGGGCGAAACAGCTTCAGAATGGCGTCAGTGGCTCCCAATCCTGATGAATAGCAAATACCGTGTTTACCATTTTCGAGGGCCGCCAGGTTATTTTGCAACACCGTTCGGGTGGGGTTCTGCGTCCGGGCATACTCGTAGCCTTTGTGCTTGCCCGGCGACTCCTGCACGTAGGTCGACGTTTGGTAGATGGGCGTCATAATAGCGCCCGTCGTTGGGTCCGGTTCGATACCGGCATGGATGGCTTTGGTTCCGAATTTCATATACGAAGGTAACAATTGTAAAGCGGACGTGGCTGCCCAACTGGCAACTGTTCCCGAACACAACGACCGCTTCCCGGTTACAGTAGGTAGTGAAAAGCCCTATTCTCCAGAAAATAACCGGCCCGGCCATTGCGGGGGTGGTCCTGTCCGTCCTGCCGATTGTGTTTACGTCGGTGTTGACGTACTATGCCGTTTTGCACGAAGAGTATATCCGAAGTTTGACGAGTTGGCAATGGGCCATCCTCACCGTCATCTTCTCCATCACATCGGCCGGGTTGACGCCCCCCACGATCCTGGCGCTCATCTTTGGATATTTCCTGGGTTGGAACGCCCTCCTGCCCATACTGGTTGTCAACTTCGGCGGTATCCTGTTCATCAACCTCATCGTCCGGTGGATTGATCACGAGCGGTTCATGCGTTTCCTGCGCCGAAACCCAAAAGCCCAATCGGTACTGGACCGGATTCTGAACAAAGAGCTGGAGGTTATTTTTTTCGCCAAGCTCTCTCCCATTCTCCCCTTCGGATTAACCAATCTTATGTTCGCCCTTTCGGGAGCTAAACTCAGCAATATTCTGCTGGGTGGTTTCCTGGGTATGACTCCCCGTACCTTACTGGCGATCTGGTCAGGACGGGAAGCCCGCGAAATCAGGACTTTGCTGGACAACCCGAATCAAAGCTTCTGGGGGCAGATCGTTGTCGTCGTGCTGATTCTCGTTTCTATTGCCGGTCTCTGGCAGGTTATTCAGCGAGCTCTGAAAAAGAACGAATAAGGTTAGCGCGCCATCCGTTCGGCCGTCAGCTGAATCAGGTGGTTATGGCCCGTTTTTAATACGGTCAGGTCAAAATGCTGCAATTGGTTCGCCAGGGGCAGGATGAAACTGCCGGGTACAATACGGTCGAAAGCCCCCGTAAAAAACTGAACCTGTACTGCGTGTCGGTTTAATGAGGACGCCAGCTTACTGATAGTCGGATTTATCAGCCGGAACTGTGTCCACACGGTATACACCAGCCTGCGCTGCGTTGGTGTACTCAGCGATAGCTCCGCAAAGCGCATAACCGTTCGGTTGAGTAAACCAACCCGGACCAGTGCGTGACCCGCCCGTTCGAGTGTGGACAAATGATATAACCCGTAGCGAAAGAGCCAGCGGCCCGTGGTGGTTGCCGTTGCCAGGTCATACCACGTGCTCCGGGTGATGCCATCCGGAGCAATCAGAATCAGCCGGTCAACCCGGTCCGCAAAAGCTTCAACCGTTGACAGCGCAAACCGACCGCCCAGGCTAAACCCCGTGATTGAAAACCGACCGATGCGCTGCGCATCCAGAAACGCGCCAATTAACCTTTGCCAATCGTTTTTTGTTAGTAGATGGTCGCCCGCGTACCGGCTATCGCCGTGAAAGAAAAGATCGATAGCCAGCACCGTAAACTGGTGACCAACCAGTTCATTTACGGGGCTGAATACATGACCGTTTTGCCCGAAACCATGAAAAGCCAGCAGCGTTACGGGGCCATGTCCAAGGATACGGTACGCCAGTCGGTTGCCTTCATAATCAAAAAATAAAACGTCACTGGCTTCGGTCATGGCCGCAAATTGCAAAAAACCACAATATCGATGCAAACCTTCGCTAACCTGGCCGACTTTACGGCCCATGCCGGGCAGTCGCTTGGCGAAACCGAGTACATGACGATTACGCAGGAAATGGTCGACCTGTTTGCGCAGGCCACCGGCGACCACCAGTGGATTCATACCAATCCCGATCGGGCCGCCCTCGAATCGCCCTACAAAGCAGCTATCGCCCATGGTTTTCTGACCCTGTCACTGGCCCCCAAACTTATGGCCGAGATCTACCGGGTCGAATCCGTTAAGATGGGTGTCAACTACGGTGCCAACAAAATCCGGTTTACGAATGCCGTACCGGTTGGGAGCCGATTGCGCATGAAAGCCTGGCTGCACCACGCCGAACCTGACGGACGCACAACACCCTCCGGCGCCGATCAGGCCACCGAACAGCCGTCCAGTTCAGTCCGCGCCATCGTCGAATGCGTATTCGAAGTAGAAGGCGCTACCAAACCGGCCTGCGTAGCCGAACTGATCACTCTGTTATTTGAGTGATGACGTCATACTAATGGTATGCATGCATACCATTAGTCCTATTTTTCCTTATCTTTACGCTATTCTCAACAAACATCAACAACAACCAACCTAAAAACACAATCGGATGGCAACGGCAACGCTGGAGTTACAGGGATTGAATTTTAATTTATCGGAAGAGCATGTAGCCGTTCAGGAAGCTGCGCGCGATTTTGCGCAGAATGAATTGATGCCCGGCATCGTCGAGCGCGATAACGAAGCGCGTTTTCCGGCCGCGCAGGTCAAGCGCATGGGTGAACTGGGCTTCATGGGCATGATGGTATCGCCCGACTACGGGGGCGGGGGTATGGATACAGTTTCCTACGTGCTGGCCATGGAGGAGATCTCCAAGGTCGATGCATCGGCGTCGGTTATCATGTCGGTCAACAATTCACTCGTCTGCTACGGCCTGGAAGCTTTCGGTACCGAAGCCCAGAAACAAACCTACCTGACCCGCCTGGCTTCTGGCGAAACAATCGGTGCGTTTTGCCTCTCTGAACCAGAAGCCGGGTCCGACGCTACCTCGCAGACCACTACGGCCGAAGACAAGGGCGACTATTATTTAGTGAACGGCACCAAAAACTGGATCACTAACGGTAATTCATCGGGTATTTGTCTGGTCATCGCCCAAACTGATCGGGAGAAGAAGCACAAAGGCATCAATTGCCTGATTGTGGAGAAAGGAACGCCGGGTTTTGTGGTTGGCAAAAAGGAAGACAAAATGGGCATCCGGGCATCCGATACCCATTCACTGCTATTCACTGACGTACAGGTCCCGAAGGCAAACCGTATTGGCGAAGACGGATTTGGCTTTAAATTTGCCATGTCGACGCTGAACGGCGGGCGTATCGGTATTGCTGCGCAGGCTCTCGGAATTGCCGCCGGTGCCTACGAACTGGCCCTGAAATACAGCCAGGAACGCCGGGCGTTTGGCAAGCAAATCTTTGACCATCAGGCCATTCAGTTCAAACTGGCTGAAATGGCGACCAAAATCGAGGCTGCCCGGCTGCTGGTGTACAAAGCGGCCCGGCTCAAAGATGAACATAAAGACTACGTACAGGCAGCGGCTATGGCCAAACTGTTCGCGTCGGACGTCGCTATGTGGGCAACGACCGAGGCCGTACAGATTCATGGAGGCTACGGCTACGTAAAAGAATTTCACGTTGAACGGCTGATGCGCGACGCCAAAATCACCCAGATTTATGAGGGTACGTCGGAAATACAAAAACTTGTGATCGCCCGGGAGCTTATTCGCTAAGTATTTTCACCGATAAATAGAAATTTTCTGAGGGTAGAGTGCGTGTTCCAGGCGAATACGCACTCTTTTTTTTGTAAAAGGAAACTTTTATACTTGTATTAGTTTTGTACAAATTATTAGTTTTGTGCAACTTTAGGCGCAGATCCATTTTACAGACATTTCCTTTCAGTTATGGAAGACTATAATAAAATCATCGAATCGCTGGGCGTCAAGTTCATCAAGGCCCGTAACATTCGGATTCTTCAACCGATTACGATCAAGAATTTCTACGATGTTGAGAACACGTTGCTGATTCTGTACAACGGCGAAGTGTCCATCGGCGACGAAAAAATAAAAGTGGACGTTGGCGACATGCTGTTCATTCCGGGCGGTAAACACGTTACTGTTACCTACGGTGACCCCTCAAATGCCCGTGGCGTATCAAACGAAGAGTTTATGACCCACCGGGAGTCGTACTGGGAAGGGAATCATGATCCGAAGCTGATCGGGCATATGCCAAACTCATTTGGCTACGTATCGTTCGAAGCCAAGGTGTTCGACTCGGTTAACTTCTTCAACTCGCTCGACGTTCCTCCGTTCATCATCAAGCGGGAAGACCACCTGGCCAACACCATCGACCAGATTCTGGCCGAAGACATGACCGATCTGGCGGGGAAGGGCCGGATCATCAAGATCAAGACCGAAGAGATCGTCATTGAAGTTGTTCGGTACATCCTGAAGAACCGCCTGTTCGTTGAGCAGCTGGTGACCAACAGTACCTACTTCAAAGACCCGCGCCTGATCGACATCTTTGCCTATATCAAAGAAAATCTCGGGGGCGACCTGTCGAACAAGGTGCTGGCAAACGTAGCGAACGTGTCAGAGGATTATGTAGGCCAGTACTTCAAGATGTTGACCGGTATTAACCCACAGGACTACATCGAGTATCAGCGCATGGAAGCCGCCGTTGGCCTGCTACGGACCAGCAAGAAGAGTATCCGGGCTATTGGTGCCGAAGTGGGCTACAAAGACACCGCCTACTTCTGCCGTCGGTTTAAAATGATGTTCGGTATTCCAGCCGGAAAAATGCGCCGTCGCGAATCGCTGATGAACGTCTAGACTCCGGTCCATCACTAAATAAGCCAAAGAGTCGGAAGATGGCCGGTGCGAGCAAAACCCATTCGCACCGGCCATCTTCCGACTCTTCGGCTTATTTAGTGATCAGTTATCTGTTATTGCATATTTACCTCGATCGGTAACGTGTAAAACACCGATACCGACTGGCCTTTTACTTGCCCGGGACGCCAGCGGGGCATTTTCTCGACGGCAGCGATGATTGCTGTCATAAACTCCTGCATACCCTTTCGCATCTCTTTGGGCAGGGGTTTGGTAGTAATCCGGACATCATGCACCTTGCCCGCCTTGTCGATGATGAATTTTGCCGAGACAGGGCCCGTATTGTAGTTCTTGCGCATCAGCGAACTCGGAAACTTAATGTTCTGCGCCAGATATTGACTCAGCGCAGCAGCCCCGCCCGGAAACTCCGGCTGTTCCTCAACAACGGTATATACTAATTCTTTGGGC is a window from the Spirosoma rigui genome containing:
- a CDS encoding energy transducer TonB — its product is MKSMLKVGAVLLTLTMALCQVEAVAQAPKELVYTVVEEQPEFPGGAAALSQYLAQNIKFPSSLMRKNYNTGPVSAKFIIDKAGKVHDVRITTKPLPKEMRKGMQEFMTAIIAAVEKMPRWRPGQVKGQSVSVFYTLPIEVNMQ
- a CDS encoding AraC family transcriptional regulator is translated as MEDYNKIIESLGVKFIKARNIRILQPITIKNFYDVENTLLILYNGEVSIGDEKIKVDVGDMLFIPGGKHVTVTYGDPSNARGVSNEEFMTHRESYWEGNHDPKLIGHMPNSFGYVSFEAKVFDSVNFFNSLDVPPFIIKREDHLANTIDQILAEDMTDLAGKGRIIKIKTEEIVIEVVRYILKNRLFVEQLVTNSTYFKDPRLIDIFAYIKENLGGDLSNKVLANVANVSEDYVGQYFKMLTGINPQDYIEYQRMEAAVGLLRTSKKSIRAIGAEVGYKDTAYFCRRFKMMFGIPAGKMRRRESLMNV